From a single Pempheris klunzingeri isolate RE-2024b chromosome 2, fPemKlu1.hap1, whole genome shotgun sequence genomic region:
- the ccdc3b gene encoding coiled-coil domain-containing protein 3, producing the protein MWIILAFILAAAGPDGSWGCQLPHDWRPQTEACRAELAEIIVYAKVLALHEESYSVYNYLPWEHDTDLFFSAEIELLCDQAWGSMLEVPAGSRFNVTGLGYFPCFSYSVTKNNNYYFFLRMDENYNIVPHGVNFQDPIFPDTAEIHRAFASLFQFSNCTPGTQVHTYTPEWEAQEDSRLLCSAVQKALFEEEERVRTLSQQVRSLEKANDHLKEKVKTMKRLLRQAQRETAKEQQTLSFKQLYKSKVPQIHPDQDTAQDQRSPPLKKVLIRNLKN; encoded by the exons ATGTGGATTATTTTGGCGTTTATTCTGGCTGCGGCCGGTCCTGATGGGAGCTGGGGGTGTCAGCTGCCACACGACTGGAGACCGCAGACAGAAGCGTGCCGAGCCGAGCTGGCGGAGATCATAGTCTATGCCAAGGTGCTGGCTCTGCACGAGGAGTCTTACAGCGTGTATAACTACCTGCCGTGGGAGCACGACACCGACCTGTTCTTCTCCGCCGAGATCGAGCTGCTGTGCGACCAGGCGTGGGGCAGCATGCTGGAGGTCCCCGCCGGCTCAAGGTTCAATGTCACCGGCCTGGGCTACTTCCCCTGCTTCTCCTACAGTGtcaccaaaaacaacaactactACTTCTTTCTAAG GATGGATGAAAACTACAATATTGTCCCTCATGGAGTGAACTTCCAGGACCCCATCTTCCCCGACACCGCAGAGATCCATCGCGCGTTTGCCAGTCTTTTCCAGTTTTCCAACTGCACGCCTGGTACTCAGGTCCACACCTACACACCGGAGTGGGAGGCTCAGGAGGACAGCCGG TTGTTGTGCTCCGCTGTGCAGAAGGCTCTGttcgaggaggaggagagggtcaGGACTCTCTCCCAGCAGGTGCGTTCCTTGGAGAAAGCCAACGACCACCTGAAGGAAAAGGTGAAGACCATGAAGCGTCTGCTGCGTCAGGCCCAACGAGAAACAGCGAAGGAGCAACAGACCCTCAGCTTCAAACAGCTCTACAAGTCAAAGGTGCCCCAAATTCACCCTGATCAGGACACAGCCCAGGACCAGAGGAGCCCGCCACTTAAAAAGGTCCTCATCCGGAATCTAAAAAACTAG